A genomic segment from Ramlibacter agri encodes:
- a CDS encoding amidohydrolase family protein: MNDRLKQAHASRSAAVKAGLDHPVIDTDVHVNSFAPVLEDYVAQYGGNQLVDALRKALGGRFVTRSGGKDWYQQTPQERQDNRTLRAPWWARVTRNTYDLATYTIPSLLHERLGEQGSDYSVLFPNDVLSPAAAGSEFRQPLHRALNHFHADQYQAYADRLTPVAGIPMHTPKEAIEELEFAVKTLGLKVINIPGGVRRPIRAIAEKYPAKEHPEVAKHAGYIDFYGIDSEHDYDPFWAKVVELGVPVTTHYGSQGWTGRQSISNYMFNHVGHFADGSQAFAKALFFGGVTRRFPGLRVGLLEGGADWGSHVYTHLVDRWEKRNKVAVRNYDPAEADVDLLAALFERHGAELLKGRKVDKSTLLRDSLGISALPHSREPDESEIDDFALAGIEKVEDIRDRWVNSFFFGSEADDRTVAAAFNERVHPLRVKVNAIWSSDVGHWDVPEFTEPLAETWDLVEQGVLSAADFKAFVFDNPYRFYTEANPRFFEGTEVGRKLAAKGKQ, translated from the coding sequence ATGAACGATCGTTTGAAGCAGGCGCATGCCTCCCGCTCCGCCGCCGTCAAGGCCGGCCTGGACCATCCCGTCATCGACACCGACGTCCACGTCAACAGCTTCGCCCCGGTGCTGGAGGACTACGTGGCGCAGTACGGCGGCAACCAGCTGGTCGACGCGCTGCGCAAGGCGCTGGGCGGCCGCTTCGTCACCCGCAGCGGCGGCAAGGACTGGTACCAGCAGACGCCGCAGGAGCGCCAGGACAACCGCACGCTGCGCGCGCCCTGGTGGGCGCGCGTCACGCGCAACACTTACGACCTGGCCACGTACACCATTCCCTCGCTGCTGCACGAGCGCCTGGGCGAGCAAGGCTCGGACTACTCGGTGCTGTTCCCCAACGACGTGCTATCACCGGCCGCCGCCGGCAGCGAGTTCCGCCAGCCGCTCCACCGCGCGTTGAACCACTTCCACGCCGACCAGTACCAGGCCTACGCCGACCGCTTGACGCCGGTGGCGGGCATCCCGATGCACACGCCCAAGGAGGCGATCGAGGAGCTCGAGTTCGCGGTGAAGACGCTGGGCCTGAAGGTGATCAACATTCCGGGCGGTGTGCGGCGCCCGATCCGGGCGATCGCCGAGAAATACCCGGCGAAGGAACACCCGGAAGTCGCCAAGCACGCCGGCTACATCGACTTCTACGGCATCGACAGCGAGCATGACTACGACCCGTTCTGGGCCAAGGTGGTGGAGCTCGGCGTGCCGGTGACCACGCACTACGGCAGCCAGGGCTGGACCGGCCGCCAGTCGATCAGCAACTACATGTTCAACCACGTCGGCCACTTCGCCGACGGCTCGCAGGCTTTCGCCAAGGCGCTGTTCTTCGGTGGCGTCACGCGGCGCTTCCCCGGCCTGCGCGTGGGCCTGCTGGAAGGCGGCGCCGATTGGGGTTCGCACGTCTACACGCACCTGGTGGACCGCTGGGAGAAGCGCAACAAGGTGGCCGTGCGCAACTACGACCCGGCCGAAGCCGACGTCGACCTGCTGGCCGCGCTGTTCGAGCGCCATGGCGCCGAGCTGCTGAAGGGGCGCAAGGTGGACAAGTCAACGCTGCTGCGCGACAGCCTCGGCATCTCTGCGCTGCCGCACAGCCGCGAGCCCGACGAATCCGAGATCGACGACTTCGCGCTGGCCGGCATCGAGAAGGTGGAGGACATCCGCGACCGCTGGGTCAACAGCTTCTTCTTCGGCTCCGAGGCCGACGACCGCACGGTGGCCGCTGCCTTCAACGAGCGCGTGCATCCGCTGCGCGTGAAGGTCAACGCGATCTGGTCGTCCGACGTCGGCCACTGGGACGTGCCCGAATTCACCGAGCCGCTGGCCGAGACCTGGGACCTGGTCGAACAGGGCGTGCTCAGCGCCGCGGACTTCAAGGCTTTCGTCTTCGACAACCCCTACCGCTTCTACACCGAAGCCAACCCGCGCTTCTTCGAAGGCACTGAAGTCGGCCGCAAGCTCGCCGCGAAAGGAAAGCAGTAA
- a CDS encoding ABC transporter permease, whose amino-acid sequence MSAVLPTSDTLRAPARAPLPWRRLADGVLPFLLPAVLLALWFAGAERGWISPQVLPPPQYVWETLRDLAASGDLWHHVSTSFTRVGVGFLAGTLGGLALGSAMGLSRRFEAYVLPTFNALVQIPVLAWLPFVLLLVGIGEPLKYILIAKAALVPVALNTLQGFRQVPGALREVGQVYGYTRRQEVLDIVLPHAVPTLFTGVRLGFTKAWLSLVVVELVASSEGLGYLIVYGRQLFQLDQVMAAVFVVGAIGYAIDRLLDRFETAAQRRPGAAR is encoded by the coding sequence ATGTCCGCAGTCCTGCCTACCTCCGACACCCTGCGCGCACCGGCGCGCGCGCCGCTGCCGTGGCGCCGCCTTGCCGACGGCGTGCTGCCCTTCCTGCTGCCGGCCGTGCTGCTGGCGCTGTGGTTCGCCGGCGCCGAGCGCGGCTGGATCTCGCCGCAGGTGCTGCCGCCGCCGCAGTACGTGTGGGAAACACTGCGCGACCTGGCCGCGAGCGGCGACTTGTGGCACCACGTCAGCACCAGCTTCACGCGGGTCGGGGTCGGCTTCCTCGCCGGCACGCTGGGCGGGCTCGCGCTCGGTTCGGCGATGGGCTTGTCGCGCCGCTTCGAGGCCTATGTGCTGCCCACGTTCAACGCGCTGGTGCAGATCCCCGTGCTCGCCTGGCTGCCCTTCGTGCTGCTGCTGGTGGGCATCGGCGAGCCGCTGAAGTACATCCTGATCGCCAAGGCGGCCCTGGTGCCGGTGGCGCTGAACACGCTGCAGGGCTTCCGCCAGGTGCCGGGGGCGCTGCGCGAAGTGGGGCAGGTGTACGGCTACACGCGCCGGCAGGAAGTGCTGGATATCGTGCTGCCGCACGCGGTGCCCACGCTGTTCACCGGCGTGCGCCTGGGCTTCACCAAGGCCTGGCTGTCGCTGGTGGTGGTGGAACTGGTCGCGTCCAGCGAAGGCCTGGGCTACCTCATCGTCTATGGCCGGCAGCTGTTCCAGTTGGACCAAGTGATGGCCGCGGTGTTCGTCGTGGGCGCGATCGGTTATGCGATCGACCGGCTGCTCGATCGCTTCGAGACGGCGGCGCAGCGTCGCCCGGGAGCCGCGCGATGA
- a CDS encoding LLM class flavin-dependent oxidoreductase — MSQRKMRLGAFIMATGHHVAAWRHPGSQADSGTNIDHYIEVAQTAERGLFDQVFVADSPGLQYKGDDEALRRQGRVSYFEPVTLWAALAAVTKHIGFVATASTTYEDPYLLARKFASLDHISKGRAAWNVVTTSADNVHGNFGLEAHPDPAVRYERAHEFVDVVKGLWDSYDDDAFLRDQASGVYFDPQKLHALNHVGKHFRVKGPLNIGRPPQGHPVIVQAGSSEDGKELAAATAEAIFAAWTSLGEAQAFYRDVKGRMAKYGRRPEQLLVLPGISPVIGRTEDEAKAKWAELQGLIHPAVGLNTLASFWPIAELRRFELDAPPPWYPEPPKGINSRAHVVIELARREKFTVRQLYEYLAGARGHWVVVGTPQTIADRMQEWFENGAADGFNVMPPVLPQSLNEFVELVVPELQRRGLFRTAYEGRTLRENLGLERPASRYTASAQELAA, encoded by the coding sequence ATGTCGCAACGGAAGATGCGCCTCGGCGCATTCATCATGGCCACCGGCCACCACGTCGCCGCCTGGCGGCACCCCGGCTCGCAGGCGGATTCGGGAACCAACATCGACCACTACATCGAGGTCGCGCAGACCGCCGAGCGCGGCCTGTTCGACCAGGTGTTCGTGGCCGACAGCCCGGGCCTGCAGTACAAGGGCGATGACGAAGCCCTGCGCCGGCAGGGCCGCGTCTCGTACTTCGAGCCGGTGACGCTGTGGGCCGCGCTGGCGGCCGTGACGAAGCACATCGGCTTCGTGGCCACCGCGTCGACCACCTATGAAGACCCTTACCTGCTGGCGCGCAAGTTCGCCTCGCTGGACCACATCAGCAAGGGCCGCGCCGCGTGGAACGTGGTCACCACTTCCGCCGACAACGTGCACGGCAACTTCGGCCTGGAGGCGCACCCGGATCCCGCCGTGCGCTACGAGCGCGCCCACGAATTCGTCGACGTGGTCAAGGGCCTGTGGGACAGCTACGACGACGATGCCTTCCTCCGCGACCAGGCATCGGGCGTGTACTTCGACCCGCAGAAGCTGCATGCGCTCAACCACGTCGGCAAGCACTTCCGCGTCAAGGGCCCGCTGAACATCGGGCGGCCGCCGCAAGGCCACCCGGTCATCGTGCAGGCGGGCTCCTCCGAGGACGGCAAGGAGCTGGCCGCGGCCACGGCCGAAGCCATCTTCGCCGCCTGGACCAGCCTGGGCGAAGCGCAGGCCTTCTACCGCGACGTGAAGGGCCGCATGGCCAAGTACGGTCGCCGGCCCGAACAGCTGCTGGTGCTGCCCGGCATCTCGCCGGTGATCGGCCGCACCGAAGACGAGGCGAAGGCGAAGTGGGCGGAGCTGCAAGGCCTGATCCACCCCGCCGTGGGCCTGAACACGCTGGCCAGCTTCTGGCCGATCGCCGAGCTGCGCCGCTTCGAGCTCGATGCGCCGCCGCCCTGGTACCCCGAGCCGCCCAAGGGCATCAACAGCCGCGCCCACGTGGTGATCGAACTCGCGCGCCGCGAGAAGTTCACGGTGCGCCAGCTGTACGAATACCTGGCGGGTGCGCGCGGCCACTGGGTCGTCGTCGGCACGCCGCAGACCATTGCCGACCGCATGCAGGAATGGTTCGAGAACGGCGCGGCGGACGGCTTCAACGTGATGCCGCCAGTGTTGCCGCAGTCGCTGAACGAGTTCGTCGAACTCGTCGTGCCCGAACTGCAGCGGCGCGGGTTGTTCCGCACCGCCTACGAAGGCAGGACGCTGCGCGAGAACCTCGGTCTCGAGCGTCCGGCCAGCCGCTACACCGCATCGGCGCAAGAACTCGCCGCCTGA
- a CDS encoding sulfonate ABC transporter substrate-binding protein, whose translation MSFNLIRKRRDLLVATAAALGAPALTAFAQSPRVLRVGHQKGFLSLLKARGTLEKRLAPLGVSLKWTEFTAGPVQLEALNVGSIDFGDVGEAPPIFAQAAGAPLAYVAATVPRPRAEGVLVPKGSAIRSVADLKGRKVALNKGSNVHYFLVKLLEKNGLRYGDVEVAFLPPADARAAFEKGSVDAWVIWDPFFAAAERTLDARLLADASGVVGNRAYYFSSLPYADRNTDVLRIAIEEINKIDIWSKVNRELLAAELAPLFGLPKPVVDLSTARSEYGTGPVTPAIIAEQQKIADTFFDLKLIPRRIQVRDVARSPWA comes from the coding sequence TTGAGCTTCAACCTGATCCGCAAGCGGCGCGACCTGCTCGTCGCCACCGCCGCCGCGCTGGGCGCGCCGGCGCTCACCGCCTTCGCGCAGTCGCCGCGCGTTCTCCGCGTCGGGCACCAGAAGGGTTTCCTCAGCCTGCTGAAGGCGCGCGGCACGCTGGAGAAGCGGCTTGCGCCGCTGGGCGTGTCGCTGAAGTGGACCGAGTTCACCGCGGGCCCGGTGCAGCTGGAGGCGCTGAACGTCGGCTCCATCGACTTCGGCGACGTCGGCGAGGCGCCGCCGATCTTCGCGCAGGCGGCGGGCGCGCCGCTCGCCTACGTGGCCGCCACCGTGCCGCGCCCGCGCGCCGAGGGTGTGCTGGTGCCCAAGGGCTCCGCCATCCGCAGCGTCGCGGATCTGAAGGGCCGCAAGGTCGCCCTCAACAAGGGCAGCAACGTCCACTACTTCCTGGTCAAGCTGCTGGAGAAGAACGGCCTGCGCTATGGCGACGTCGAAGTCGCCTTCCTGCCGCCGGCCGATGCGCGCGCCGCCTTCGAGAAGGGCTCCGTGGACGCCTGGGTGATCTGGGACCCGTTCTTCGCCGCCGCGGAAAGGACGCTCGATGCACGCCTGCTCGCCGACGCCAGCGGTGTCGTCGGCAACCGCGCCTACTACTTCTCCTCGCTGCCCTACGCGGACCGCAACACCGACGTGCTGCGCATCGCCATCGAGGAGATCAACAAGATCGACATCTGGTCCAAGGTCAACCGCGAGCTGCTGGCCGCCGAACTGGCGCCGCTGTTCGGGCTGCCGAAGCCGGTGGTGGACCTGTCGACCGCGCGCTCCGAGTACGGCACCGGGCCGGTCACGCCGGCCATCATCGCGGAGCAGCAGAAGATTGCCGACACCTTCTTCGACCTGAAGCTGATCCCGCGCCGCATCCAGGTGCGCGACGTCGCCCGTTCGCCCTGGGCCTGA
- a CDS encoding ATP-binding cassette domain-containing protein → MTTPSTTGLRLELRSLSKQYGARQVLRGTQLAMAPGEFVAIVGRSGCGKSTLLRLVAGLETPTGGELRIDGEPAAGLREDTRIMFQDARLLPWRRVWDNVVLGLPPAERPRASEVLGQVGLGDRAGEWPARLSGGQRQRVALARALVHQPRLLLLDEPLGALDALTRIEMHRLVESLWLRHGFTALLVTHDVQEAVALADRVILIDEGRIALDERVALPRPRVHDAAFAAIERRILDRVLQLPARDEPGSPWQLQPPAHALRWAI, encoded by the coding sequence ATGACGACGCCATCCACCACCGGCCTGCGGCTGGAGCTGCGCAGCCTGTCCAAGCAATACGGTGCGCGCCAGGTGCTGCGCGGCACGCAGCTGGCCATGGCACCGGGCGAGTTCGTCGCCATCGTCGGCCGCAGCGGCTGCGGCAAGAGCACCCTGCTGCGCCTGGTCGCGGGCCTCGAGACACCCACGGGCGGCGAGCTGCGCATCGACGGCGAACCGGCGGCGGGCCTGCGCGAAGACACCCGCATCATGTTCCAGGACGCGCGCCTGCTGCCCTGGCGCCGCGTGTGGGACAACGTGGTGCTCGGGCTGCCGCCGGCCGAGCGCCCGCGCGCCAGCGAAGTGCTGGGGCAGGTGGGCCTGGGCGACCGCGCCGGCGAATGGCCGGCGCGCCTGTCCGGCGGCCAGCGCCAGCGCGTGGCGCTGGCACGCGCCCTGGTGCACCAGCCGCGGCTGCTGCTGCTCGACGAACCGCTGGGCGCGCTCGACGCGCTCACCCGCATCGAGATGCACCGCCTGGTCGAAAGCCTGTGGCTGCGCCACGGTTTCACCGCGCTGCTGGTGACGCACGACGTGCAGGAAGCCGTCGCGCTGGCCGACCGCGTGATCCTCATTGACGAAGGCCGCATCGCGCTGGACGAGCGCGTCGCGCTGCCGCGGCCGCGCGTGCACGACGCGGCTTTCGCCGCCATCGAGCGGCGCATCCTCGACCGCGTGCTGCAGCTGCCGGCCAGGGACGAGCCCGGCTCGCCCTGGCAGCTGCAGCCGCCGGCCCATGCCCTGCGCTGGGCCATCTGA
- a CDS encoding ABC transporter substrate-binding protein: MNKTVQALARRWGAVLSLALAASASAHAAPEVIRIGVATAGGGDPVTWGGSPGGVARVNNWLEEEFKASGIKVEWLFFKGAGPAVNEALSNKQIDFAYQGDLPSIVGRSNGLKTKVLLVSGQRNNLYLVTPVKSDVHSIKDLKGRTVSIFRGTNGHLVAINVLAANGLAERDVKGVNLDTGSSQAALVSNGVDAAFGGYEWFKVRDQGLAKVVYSTRGQDPAFTRQASLLVRSDFEQANQAEVQRVVDVFVRAAKWSSDEKNRDELFGIWARSGTPVASWAAEFDQQSLAARNSPLVDDFIIGRYKAVVADALKLKLIRREVTVDDWFETRYLKASLKKQGLENYWTPADAKGRAKAQPLAAR; this comes from the coding sequence ATGAACAAGACCGTGCAAGCCCTCGCGCGCCGCTGGGGCGCTGTCCTGTCCCTCGCGCTCGCCGCTTCGGCCAGCGCCCATGCCGCGCCGGAAGTCATCCGCATCGGCGTCGCCACTGCCGGCGGCGGCGATCCCGTCACCTGGGGCGGCTCGCCCGGCGGCGTGGCGCGCGTCAACAACTGGCTGGAGGAGGAGTTCAAGGCCTCCGGCATCAAGGTGGAGTGGCTGTTCTTCAAGGGCGCGGGCCCGGCGGTGAACGAGGCGCTGTCCAACAAGCAGATCGACTTCGCCTACCAGGGCGACCTGCCTTCCATTGTCGGCCGCTCCAACGGCCTGAAGACCAAGGTGCTGCTGGTGAGCGGCCAGCGCAACAACCTCTACCTGGTGACGCCGGTCAAGTCGGACGTGCACTCGATCAAGGACCTGAAGGGCCGCACGGTGTCGATCTTCCGCGGCACCAACGGCCACCTGGTCGCCATCAACGTGCTGGCGGCCAACGGGCTGGCCGAGCGCGACGTCAAGGGCGTCAACCTCGACACCGGCAGCTCACAGGCGGCGCTGGTGTCCAACGGCGTGGACGCGGCCTTCGGCGGCTACGAGTGGTTCAAGGTGCGTGACCAGGGGCTGGCCAAGGTGGTCTATTCCACTCGCGGCCAGGACCCGGCCTTCACGCGCCAGGCTTCGCTGCTGGTGCGCAGCGACTTCGAGCAGGCCAACCAGGCCGAGGTGCAGCGCGTGGTCGACGTCTTCGTGCGCGCGGCCAAGTGGTCCTCCGACGAGAAGAACCGCGACGAGCTGTTCGGCATCTGGGCGCGCAGCGGCACGCCGGTCGCGTCCTGGGCCGCGGAGTTCGACCAGCAGTCGCTGGCCGCGCGCAACTCGCCGCTGGTCGACGACTTCATCATCGGCCGCTACAAGGCCGTGGTCGCCGACGCGCTCAAGCTGAAGTTGATCCGCCGCGAGGTGACGGTCGATGACTGGTTCGAGACGCGCTACCTGAAGGCTTCGCTCAAGAAGCAGGGCCTGGAGAACTACTGGACGCCGGCCGACGCCAAGGGGCGCGCCAAGGCGCAGCCGCTCGCCGCGCGCTGA
- a CDS encoding ABC transporter permease: MSAELAALQPPRPAAQGRWRGLVLPLAAIALWWLLASLDIVNSALLVSPAQVWHTAADQVVSGRLWRALGASLAREFTGFTIGTVTGLVLGALLGLSPLFNRVAGPSFNTFKQISLFAWIPLISVWFGLGDVAKVVFLSLAALVPVVVNTCDGIRTVPTGLLEVARVYGYTRWQTVTQVVLPAALPAIFTGVYLALIYSWLATIGAEYLLVAGKGIGNTLIEGSEHFQMDLVIFGMAVVGTVGWLMNASARLLERRLARWTGRNN; the protein is encoded by the coding sequence ATGAGCGCCGAGCTTGCCGCCTTGCAGCCGCCGCGGCCCGCGGCCCAGGGCCGCTGGCGCGGCCTGGTGCTGCCGCTGGCGGCCATCGCGCTGTGGTGGCTGCTGGCCTCGCTGGACATCGTCAACTCCGCGCTGCTGGTCTCGCCGGCCCAGGTGTGGCACACGGCGGCCGACCAGGTCGTGAGCGGCCGGCTCTGGCGCGCGCTGGGCGCCAGCCTGGCGCGCGAGTTCACCGGCTTCACGATCGGCACCGTGACCGGCCTGGTGCTGGGCGCGCTGCTCGGGTTGTCGCCGCTGTTCAACCGCGTCGCCGGCCCCAGCTTCAACACTTTCAAGCAGATCTCGCTGTTCGCGTGGATCCCGCTGATCTCGGTGTGGTTCGGCCTGGGCGACGTCGCCAAGGTGGTCTTCCTGTCGCTGGCCGCGCTGGTGCCGGTGGTGGTGAACACCTGCGACGGCATCCGCACCGTGCCCACCGGCTTGCTGGAGGTGGCGCGGGTCTACGGCTACACGCGCTGGCAGACCGTGACGCAGGTGGTGCTGCCAGCGGCGCTGCCCGCCATCTTCACGGGCGTGTACCTCGCGCTCATCTACTCCTGGCTCGCCACGATCGGCGCCGAGTACCTGCTGGTGGCCGGCAAGGGCATAGGCAACACGCTGATCGAAGGCAGCGAGCACTTCCAGATGGACCTGGTGATCTTCGGCATGGCCGTGGTCGGCACGGTCGGCTGGCTGATGAACGCATCGGCCCGGTTGCTGGAGCGCCGGCTGGCGCGCTGGACCGGCCGCAACAACTGA
- the ssuE gene encoding NADPH-dependent FMN reductase produces MTVLLLAGSPSEYSRSAALLDEVTARLRGRGLEIERLAVRDLPGQALLTGDFDHLGIVAASGQVQRAQAVVIATPVYKAAYSGVLKAFLDLLPQTALQDKVVLPIATGGSPNHMLALDYALRPVLQSLAARHILPGVYATDSQVTLIPEGSRHVAADIAQRLDDGVNALVQEVQRLQPRAAFPSVQFSELRYSV; encoded by the coding sequence GTGACAGTTCTCCTGCTGGCGGGCAGCCCGTCCGAATATTCGCGCTCCGCGGCGCTGCTCGACGAGGTCACGGCGCGGCTGCGCGGCCGCGGCCTGGAGATCGAGCGCCTGGCCGTGCGCGACCTGCCCGGCCAGGCGCTGCTGACCGGCGACTTCGACCACCTCGGCATCGTCGCGGCCTCCGGGCAAGTGCAGCGCGCCCAGGCCGTCGTGATCGCCACGCCGGTCTACAAGGCGGCCTACAGCGGCGTGCTCAAGGCCTTCCTGGACCTGCTGCCGCAGACGGCGCTGCAGGACAAGGTGGTGCTGCCGATCGCCACCGGCGGCTCACCCAACCACATGCTCGCGCTGGACTACGCGCTGCGGCCCGTGCTGCAGTCGCTGGCGGCGCGCCACATCCTGCCCGGCGTGTACGCGACGGATTCGCAGGTGACGCTGATCCCGGAAGGCAGCCGCCACGTCGCCGCGGACATCGCGCAAAGGCTGGACGACGGCGTGAACGCGCTGGTGCAGGAGGTGCAGCGCCTGCAGCCCCGGGCCGCGTTCCCCTCCGTGCAATTTTCCGAACTGCGCTACAGCGTCTGA
- a CDS encoding TOBE domain-containing protein, with translation MPIQAINVRNQFKGQVKEILRGDVLSEVDVQTPWGIVTSVITTRSVDELQLKVGSDVVALVKSTEVSIAKL, from the coding sequence ATGCCTATCCAGGCCATCAACGTGCGCAACCAGTTCAAGGGCCAGGTGAAGGAAATCCTCCGCGGCGACGTGCTGTCCGAAGTGGACGTGCAGACGCCGTGGGGCATCGTCACCTCGGTCATCACCACCCGCTCGGTCGACGAGCTGCAGCTGAAGGTCGGCTCCGACGTCGTGGCGCTGGTGAAGTCGACGGAGGTGTCGATCGCGAAGCTCTGA
- the ssuC gene encoding aliphatic sulfonate ABC transporter permease SsuC, translated as MSGDVPELQTAAGASNEATLAARDRDFLRTAAGAPAGAGLFTGEQLRALAHGLVQRLLPWLLPLLLLVAWQAASSFGWLSTRVLPAPSEVVTAAWNLAASGELWTHVRISAARAFLGLAIGGGLGLALGLLTGSVRTAETLLDSSFQMLRNIPALALIPLVILWFGIDETAKLFLIAISVFFPIYLNTFHGIRNVDPGLVEMGRTYGLSRWQLYRQVILPGALSSILVGLRFSLGLMWVILIVAETISAQSGIGYLTMNAREFLQTDVVLVGILLYAVLGKLADVFARGLEHWWLRWHPGYQNAA; from the coding sequence ATGAGCGGGGATGTTCCAGAACTGCAGACCGCGGCCGGTGCCTCCAACGAGGCCACGCTCGCCGCGCGTGACCGCGACTTCCTGCGGACGGCGGCCGGCGCGCCTGCGGGCGCGGGCCTGTTCACCGGCGAGCAGCTGCGCGCGCTGGCGCACGGCCTGGTGCAGCGCCTGCTGCCCTGGCTGCTGCCGCTGCTGCTGCTGGTGGCCTGGCAGGCCGCATCCTCCTTCGGCTGGCTCTCCACGCGAGTGCTGCCGGCCCCCAGCGAGGTGGTCACGGCGGCGTGGAACCTGGCCGCCTCGGGCGAGCTGTGGACGCACGTGCGCATCAGTGCCGCGCGCGCCTTCCTGGGCCTGGCGATCGGCGGCGGCCTCGGGCTGGCGCTGGGCCTGCTCACCGGCTCGGTGCGCACGGCGGAGACGCTGCTGGACTCCAGCTTCCAGATGCTGCGCAACATCCCGGCGCTGGCGCTGATCCCGCTGGTGATCCTGTGGTTCGGCATCGACGAGACGGCCAAGCTGTTCCTGATCGCCATCTCGGTGTTCTTCCCGATCTACCTCAACACCTTCCACGGCATCCGCAACGTGGACCCGGGGCTGGTCGAGATGGGCCGCACCTACGGCCTTTCGCGCTGGCAGCTGTACCGGCAGGTGATCCTGCCCGGCGCGCTGTCGTCGATCCTCGTGGGCCTGCGCTTCTCGCTGGGCCTGATGTGGGTGATCCTGATCGTCGCGGAAACCATCTCCGCGCAGTCCGGCATCGGCTACCTCACGATGAACGCCCGCGAGTTCCTGCAGACCGACGTCGTGCTGGTGGGCATCCTGCTGTACGCCGTGCTCGGCAAGCTGGCCGACGTGTTCGCCCGCGGGCTGGAGCACTGGTGGCTGCGCTGGCATCCCGGCTACCAGAACGCCGCCTGA
- a CDS encoding ABC transporter ATP-binding protein, which produces MGTVISNQLDIRDVGKRYAHAQARGGQLQVLEHIDLHIPEGSFVSIVGASGCGKSTLLRLVLGLDTEYEGEILLGGQRIAGTGRERGIVFQDHRLFPWLTVEQNIAVGLRNAPFTQKEKAELVAEHVALVGLGGFEKSWPHQISGGMAQRVAIARGLVNRPRVLLLDEPFGALDALTRSRLQNELQRIWQKERITMLLVTHDVEEAVFLGDRVVVMQPSPGRIRRIVDVPLPHPRNRSDPAFIRLRDDVLGDFFDNASNGELH; this is translated from the coding sequence ATGGGCACCGTCATTTCCAACCAACTCGACATCCGCGACGTCGGCAAGCGCTACGCGCATGCGCAGGCCCGCGGCGGGCAACTGCAGGTGCTGGAGCACATCGACCTGCACATCCCCGAAGGCAGCTTCGTCAGCATCGTCGGCGCCAGCGGCTGCGGCAAGTCCACCTTGCTGCGGCTGGTGCTGGGCCTGGACACCGAATACGAAGGCGAGATCCTGCTGGGCGGCCAGCGCATCGCCGGCACCGGGCGCGAGCGCGGCATCGTGTTCCAGGACCATCGCCTCTTCCCCTGGCTGACCGTGGAACAGAACATTGCGGTCGGCCTGCGCAACGCGCCTTTCACGCAGAAGGAAAAGGCCGAACTGGTCGCCGAGCACGTCGCGCTGGTGGGCCTGGGCGGCTTCGAGAAATCGTGGCCGCACCAGATCTCCGGGGGCATGGCGCAGCGCGTCGCCATCGCGCGCGGGCTGGTCAACCGCCCGCGCGTGCTGCTGCTGGACGAGCCCTTCGGCGCGCTCGATGCGCTGACGCGCTCGCGGCTGCAGAACGAGCTGCAGCGCATCTGGCAGAAGGAGCGCATCACGATGCTGCTGGTGACGCACGACGTGGAGGAAGCCGTGTTCCTCGGCGACCGCGTGGTGGTGATGCAGCCCTCGCCGGGCCGCATCCGCCGCATCGTCGACGTGCCGCTGCCGCATCCGCGCAACCGCAGCGACCCGGCGTTCATCCGGCTGCGCGACGACGTGCTGGGCGACTTTTTCGACAACGCATCCAACGGAGAACTCCATTGA